Proteins from a single region of Oryza brachyantha chromosome 6, ObraRS2, whole genome shotgun sequence:
- the LOC102722686 gene encoding B-box zinc finger protein 22-like — protein sequence MKIQCNACGAAEARVLCCADEAALCTACDEEVHAANKLAGKHQRVPLLSDGGAAAAAAAAPPVPKCDICQEASGYFFCLEDRALLCRDCDVSIHTVNSFVSVHQRFLLTGVQVGLDPADPVPPNAEKHVNTADGSVDSPTKHLQRNPTALLSGESSVSLASQNAINGDYSKQSSVTNTRTGAVNWTMSNNTIRSIDTPPKYSSEESPALVLAGQTNTMAAYSNQISKDSDRVYNLPFTGGNGSDCLHDWHVDDFFNNSEFGFADHSSSKVDSGKQGSAGGSPQCRLAEGLFAEGLLGDEFLTRVPDNPWTVPEVPSPPTASGLYWQNNLLCPSYDSTMFVPEISSLENSRNNFTVSAGLKRRRRQF from the exons ATGAAGATCCAGTGCAACGCGTgcggggcggcggaggcgcgggtGCTGTGCTgcgccgacgaggcggcgcTCTGCACGGCGTGCGACGAGGAGGTGCACGCCGCCAACAAGCTCGCCGGGAAGCACCAGCGGGTGCCGCTGCtctccgacggcggcgcggcggcggccgcggccgccgcgccgcccgtgcCCAAGTGCGACATCTGCCAG GAGGCTTCTGGATATTTCTTCTGCCTGGAGGACCGTGCACTTCTTTGCAGAGATTGTGATGTTTCTATACACACAGTAAACTCCTTTGTTTCGGTACATCAAAGATTCCTACTAACAGGTGTTCAAGTTGGCCTTGATCCTGCTGATCCAGTCCCACCTAATGCTGAGAAGCATGTTAATACTGCTGATGGATCAGTGGATTCTCCAACTAAACATCTGCAAAGGAATCCTACAGCCTTATTATCTGGTGAAAGCAGTGTATCCTTGGCCAGCCAAAATGCAATCAATGGAGATTATTCTAAGCAGAGTTCTGTTACAAATACCAGGACAGGAGCAGTTAATTGGACTATGAGCAACAACACAATTAGATCAATAGACACTCCACCCAAGTACTCATCAGAGGAAAGTCCAGCACTTGTTTTAGCTGGCCAAACCAACACCATGGCAGCATACTCTAATCAAATCAGCAAAGATAGTGATCGGGTCTACAACTTACCATTCACAGGTGGTAATGGGTCAGACTGTCTACATGATTGGCATGTTGATGACTTCTTCAATAACTCAGAATTCGGCTTTGCTGATCATAGTTCTTCTAAG GTTGACAGTGGCAAGCAAGGGAGTGCTGGGGGATCTCCACAGTGCCGCCTGGCTGAAGGCCTGTTTGCGGAAGGACTGCTAGGTGACGAATTCCTTACCCGAGTGCCTGACAATCCATGGACAGTGCCCGAGGTGCCCTCACCACCAACAGCCTCTGGTCTCTATTGGCAAAATAATTTGCTCTGCCCTTCGTATGACAGCACCATGTTCGTCCCTGAGATTTCCTCCCTGGAGAACTCTCGGAACAACTTCACTGTATCTGCTGGTCTGAAGCGCCGAAGGAGACAGTTTTGA
- the LOC102706202 gene encoding ubiquinone biosynthesis O-methyltransferase, mitochondrial, whose protein sequence is MLRRLTPSLRRSLLTSSSPSAAAVPGRWGVPLTEPGASLPHTLLPQWRLCSSAASHSSPPTPPRPPSPPQGPKRPAGGSTVSSLNPAEVAKFAAIAETWWDSEGPFKPLHLMNPTRLSFIRSTLCRHFRRDPNSSKPLEGLKVIDVGCGGGILSEPLARMGATVTGIDAVDKNIKIAHVHAASDPSTASIEYICTTAEDLVKEHKQFDAVISLEVIEHVANPLGFCESLSALTVPNGATVISTINRSMRAYATAIVAAEYILNWLPKGTHNWSKLLTPEELVLILERASISVQEMAGFVYNPLRGEWSLSDDISVNYIAYGIKKVEKASVESN, encoded by the exons ATGCTCCGCCGCCTAACGCCGTCCCTCCGGCGATCTCTCCTCACCTCCTcatccccctccgccgccgccgtccctggCCGCTGGGGTGTGCCACTCACGGAGCCTGGCGCCTCGCTTCCCCACACCCTGCTCCCGCAATGGCGCCTCTGCTCCTCCGCGGCCTCCCACAGCTCTCCCCCGACCCCGCCGCGACCTCCTTCTCCGCCTCAGGGACCAAAGCGTCCCGCCGGTGGATCCACGGTTTCGTCGCTGAACCCGGCCGAGGTCGCCAAGTTCGCCGCCATCGCTGAGACCTG GTGGGATTCTGAAGGTCCATTCAAGCCGTTGCACCTGATGAATCCAACCCGGCTGTCTTTTATCCGGTCCACTCTCTGTAGACATTTCAG GCGAGATCCAAATTCATCTAAACCACTTGAAGGTCTTAAAGTTATTGATGTCGGATGCGGGGGTGGCATTCTCTCAGAG CCTCTTGCTCGGATGGGAGCTACAGTTACTGGAATTGATGCTGttgacaaaaatataaagattgCACATGTCCATGCT GCATCTGATCCATCAACTGCTTCCATAGAGTATATCTGCACAACAgctg AGGACCTGGTAAAAGAGCACAAACAATTTGATGCAGTTATTTCTCTTGAG GTGATCGAGCATGTGGCTAATCCCTTGGGGTTCTGTGAATCTTTGTCAGCTTTGACAGTTCCTAACGGGGCCACTGTGATTTCTACAATCAACCGCTCAATGAGGGCATATGCAACTGCCATAGTTGCTGCCGAGTATATTCTCAATTGG CTCCCTAAAGGCACACATAACTGGTCCAAACTACTTACCCCTGAGGAGTTAGTCCTAATACTCGAAAGAGCCTCAATCTCT GTACAAGAAATGGCAGGTTTTGTTTATAATCCGCTGCGTGGAGAGTGGTCTCTGTCAGATGATATTAGTGTAAATTATATTGCTTATGGCATCAAGAAAGTAGAAAAAGCCTCGGTTGAGTCAAATTGA
- the LOC102722969 gene encoding pentatricopeptide repeat-containing protein At5g39710, translating into MRIMRLVAPENMAVATAAAAASSSHRSVHHAHLAALLNSSPRSPPLPLPLHRRHLPLSLPAAGRLAAAVPPLPLLLSLLAALRLLPSTPPRPFDALIRSYASLPRPSLAAAALAFARSAGYAPTVPAYNAVLLALSDASLPSARRFFSSMLRDGVAPNVYTYNILVRALCARGRLEEASGVVGDMRGSGCAPNAVTYNTLVKAFCRAGEVDGAERLINSMREGNVKPNLVTFNLMVNGLCKAGRMEGARKVFDEMVREGLAPDVVSYNTLLGGYCKVGCLHEALAVFSEMTQRGLVPDVVTFTSLIHATCKSGNLERAVALVAQMRERGLRMNEVAYTALIDGFCKEGFLDDALLAVEEMRKCRIQPSVVCYNALINGYCKLGRMDVARELVSEMEAKGVKPDVVTYSTVLSGYCKVGDLDSAFQMNQQMLKRDVLPDAITYSSLIRGLCEEKRLNDACELFEKMLRLGLQPDEFTYTTVIDGQCKEGNVEKALSLHDEMIRKGILPDVVTYSVLINGLSKSARTKEAHRLLFKLYHEDPVPHNIKYDALMLCCRKAEFKSVVALLKGFCMKGLMNEADKVYQSMLDRNWELDGSVYSVLIHGHCRGGNVTKALSFHKQMLRSGFVPNSTSTISLVRGLFEEGMVVEADNVIEELLTCCPLADAETSKALIDLNRKEGNVDAVVDVLCGMARDGLLPTSG; encoded by the coding sequence ATGCGAATTATGCGACTGGTCGCGCCGGAGAACATGGCCGTcgcgacggccgccgccgccgcatccagCAGCCACCGTTCCGTCCACCACGCGCACCTCGCGGCGCTGCTCAACTCCtccccgcgctcgccgccgctccctctCCCGCTCCACCGACGCCACCTCCCGCTGTCCCTGCCCGCGGcaggccgcctcgccgccgccgtccccccgctcccgctcctcctctccctcctcgccgccctccgcctcctcccctccactCCGCCGCGCCCCTTCGACGCGCTCATCAGGTCCTACGCCTCCCTCCCCCGcccctccctcgccgccgcggcgctcgcGTTCGCCAGGTCGGCCGGGTACGCCCCCACCGTCCCGGCCTACAATGCCGTCCTCCTCGCGCTCTCGGACGCCTCGctcccctccgctcgccgcttcttctcctccatgCTCCGCGACGGCGTGGCGCCCAACGTGTACACGTACAACATCCTCGTCCGCGCGCTCTGTGCCCGCGGCCGCCTGGAGGAGGCGTCCGGCGTCGTGGGCGACATGCGTGGCTCGGGCTGCGCTCCCAACGCCGTCACCTACAACACGCTCGTCAAGGCGTTCTGCAGGGCCGGGGAGGTGGACGGCGCGGAGAGGCTCATCAACTCGATGAGGGAGGGGAATGTGAAGCCGAATTTGGTGACCTTCAACTTGATGGTGAATGGGCTATGCAAAGCGGGGAGGATGGAGGGTGCACGGAAGGTGTTCGATGAAATGGTGAGAGAGGGGTTGGCGCCGGATGTGGTCAGCTACAACACCTTGTTAGGTGGTTACTGCAAGGTGGGTTGCTTGCATGAGGCACTGGCAGTCTTTTCAGAGATGACACAAAGAGGGCTTGTGCCGGATGTCGTGACATTTACGTCGCTAATCCATGCAACTTGTAAGTCTGGGAACTTGGAGCGAGCAGTGGCTCTGGTGGCGCAGATGAGGGAGAGGGGCCTTCGGATGAATGAGGTTGCTTACACAGCACTGATTGATGGATTCTGCAAGGAAGGGTTCTTGGATGATGCATTGCTTGCAGTGGAGGAGATGAGGAAATGCAGGATCCAGCCTTCAGTGGTGTGCTACAATGCACTTATTAATGGGTACTGCAAGTTAGGAAGAATGGATGTAGCGAGAGAGCTAGTCTCAGAAATGGAGGCTAAAGGAGTGAAGCCTGATGTTGTGACATATAGTACAGTTCTCAGTGGATACTGTAAGGTGGGTGATTTGGATTCTGCATTCCAAATGAATCAACAAATGCTCAAAAGGGATGTGCTTCCGGATGCAATCACCTATTCATCACTCATAAGGGGTCTTTGTGAAGAAAAAAGGCTCAATGATGCTTGTGAACTATTTGAGAAGATGCTTCGACTTGGTCTACAACCTGATGAATTTACTTATACAACGGTCATTGATGGCCAATGCAAGGAGGGGAATGTTGAGAAGGCTCTTTCTCTGCATGATGAGATGATAAGGAAAGGAATTCTCCCTGATGTTGTGACTTACAGCGTACTCATAAACGGGCTTAGCAAATCAGCACGCACAAAGGAAGCACACCGGTTACTCTTTAAACTGTATCATGAAGATCCTGTTCCACACAACATTAAGTACGACGCTCTTATGCTTTGTTGCCGCAAAGCTGAGTTTAAGAGTGTGGTGGCCCTCCTGAAGGGATTTTGTATGAAAGGCTTGATGAATGAAGCTGATAAAGTATACCAGTCGATGTTGGACAGAAACTGGGAGCTCGATGGGTCTGTGTACAGTGTACTTATTCATGGGCATTGCAGGGGAGGAAATGTTACGAAGGCTCTCAGTTTTCATAAACAAATGTTGCGGAGTGGTTTTGTCCCAAATTCAACTAGCACCATTTCATTGGTTAGGGGTTTATTTGAAGAGGGGATGGTTGTGGAAGCAGATAATGTGATTGAGGAGTTACTAACTTGTTGTCCGCTAGCGGATGCAGAAACATCAAAGGCTCTTATAGACCTCAATCGGAAGGAAGGCAATGTGGACGCTGTGGTTGATGTTCTCTGTGGTATGGCAAGGGATGGACTACTTCCAACATCAGGGTGA
- the LOC102699415 gene encoding O-glucosyltransferase rumi-like isoform X1: MRGVGSVMVGVVFLALLILIPRWLGLDASFLRDSTMVSTSAREWHPHHNVSTPPLMPLPFSCGNATAAATCPAEPSLPARPASGGGGDHPAPTCPDYFRYIHDDLRPWRGAGITREAVERGRRHAYFRLVVVSGRAFVETYRRSYQTRDVFTQWGILQLMRRYAGRVPDVDIMFACDDPGQVRAADFAAAPADAPPVFRYCKDKTTLDVVFPDWSFWGWPEVNIGAWPGMLEAVRRENERVRWPEREPFAFWKGNPGVARIRGELMKCNPSNGKDWNARLFTQDWNHAIQNGFKDSSIPKQCLHRYKIYIEGNAWSVSEKYILACDSPVLFVTTPYQDILSRGLVAGEHYWPINRTRMCGSIKLAVDWGNAHPAAARRIGERGSRFVREQMSMDYVYDYMLHLLTEYGKLLRYRPAVPEKAVEICAASMACPAKGRRRECMDESVEEFVAGFEPCALPPPFTEEEAREIAAREEKVLRRVEKMEENIAS, from the exons ATGAGGGGCGTCGGCTCCGTCATGGTCGGCGTCGTCTTCCTCGCGCTGCTCATCCTCATCCCGCGATGGCTCGGCCTTGACGCT tCGTTTCTACGTGACAGCACCATGGTGAGCACCAGCGCGCGAGAATGGCATCCCCACCACAacgtctccacgccgccgctcatGCCACTGCCGTTCTCCTGCGgcaacgccaccgccgcggcgacctGCCCCGCGGAGCCATCGCTGCCGGCGAGGCctgccagcggcggcggcggcgaccacccGGCGCCGACGTGCCCGGACTACTTCCGGTACATCCACGACGACCTCCGGCCGTGGCGCGGCGCCGGGATCACGCGCGAGGCGGtggagcgcggccggcggcacgCCTACTTCcggctggtggtggtgtcCGGCCGCGCGTTCGTGGAGACGTACCGGCGGTCGTACCAGACGCGCGACGTGTTCACGCAGTGGGGGATCCTGCAGCTGATGCGCCGGTACGCCGGCCGCGTCCCCGACGTGGACATCATGTTCGCCTGCGACGACCCGGGCCAGGTGCGCGCCGCTgacttcgccgccgcgccggccgacgcgccgccggtgtTCCGGTACTGCAAGGACAAGACGACGCTGGACGTCGTCTTCCCGGACTGGTCCTTCTGGGGGTGGCCGGAGGTGAACATCGGGGCGTGGCCGGGGATGTTGGAGGCGGTGCGCCGCGAGAACGAGCGCGTCCGGTGGCCGGAGCGGGAGCCGTTCGCCTTCTGGAAGGGCAACCCCGGCGTGGCGCGCATCCGCGGCGAGCTCATGAAGTGCAACCCCTCCAATGGCAAAGATTGGAACGCTCGTCTCTTCACCCAG GATTGGAATCATGCTATTCAAAACGGCTTCAAAGATTCTAGCATACCAAAACAATGTTTACACAG GTACAAGATATACATAGAGGGCAACGCGTGGTCGGTGAGCGAGAAATACATCCTGGCGTGCGACTCGCCGGTGCTGTTCGTGACGACGCCGTACCAGGACATCCTCTCGCGggggctcgtcgccggcgagcactACTGGCCGATCAACCGCACCCGCATGTGCGGCTCCATCAAGCTCGCCGTCGACTGGGGCAACGcccacccggcggcggcgcggcggatcGGCGAGCGGGGCAGCCGGTTCGTGAGGGAGCAGATGAGCATGGACTACGTCTACGACTACATGCTGCACCTGCTCACCGAGTACGGCAAGCTGCTCCGGTACAGGCCCGCCGTGCCGGAGAAGGCCGTCGAGAtctgcgccgcctccatgGCGTGCCCGGCGAagggccgccgccgggagTGCATGGACGAGTCCGTGGAGGAGTTCGTCGCCGGATTCGAGCCctgcgcgctgccgccgccgttcacggaggaggaggccaggGAGATCGCCGCTAGGGAGGAGAAGGTGCTGAGGAGGGTAGAGAAGATGGAGGAGaatatagctagctag
- the LOC102699415 gene encoding uncharacterized protein LOC102699415 isoform X2 yields MRGVGSVMVGVVFLALLILIPRWLGLDASFLRDSTMVSTSAREWHPHHNVSTPPLMPLPFSCGNATAAATCPAEPSLPARPASGGGGDHPAPTCPDYFRYIHDDLRPWRGAGITREAVERGRRHAYFRLVVVSGRAFVETYRRSYQTRDVFTQWGILQLMRRYAGRVPDVDIMFACDDPGQVRAADFAAAPADAPPVFRYCKDKTTLDVVFPDWSFWGWPEVNIGAWPGMLEAVRRENERVRWPEREPFAFWKGNPGVARIRGELMKCNPSNGKDWNARLFTQVQDIHRGQRVVGEREIHPGVRLAGAVRDDAVPGHPLAGARRRRALLADQPHPHVRLHQARRRLGQRPPGGGAADRRAGQPVREGADEHGLRLRLHAAPAHRVRQAAPVQARRAGEGRRDLRRLHGVPGEGPPPGVHGRVRGGVRRRIRALRAAAAVHGGGGQGDRR; encoded by the exons ATGAGGGGCGTCGGCTCCGTCATGGTCGGCGTCGTCTTCCTCGCGCTGCTCATCCTCATCCCGCGATGGCTCGGCCTTGACGCT tCGTTTCTACGTGACAGCACCATGGTGAGCACCAGCGCGCGAGAATGGCATCCCCACCACAacgtctccacgccgccgctcatGCCACTGCCGTTCTCCTGCGgcaacgccaccgccgcggcgacctGCCCCGCGGAGCCATCGCTGCCGGCGAGGCctgccagcggcggcggcggcgaccacccGGCGCCGACGTGCCCGGACTACTTCCGGTACATCCACGACGACCTCCGGCCGTGGCGCGGCGCCGGGATCACGCGCGAGGCGGtggagcgcggccggcggcacgCCTACTTCcggctggtggtggtgtcCGGCCGCGCGTTCGTGGAGACGTACCGGCGGTCGTACCAGACGCGCGACGTGTTCACGCAGTGGGGGATCCTGCAGCTGATGCGCCGGTACGCCGGCCGCGTCCCCGACGTGGACATCATGTTCGCCTGCGACGACCCGGGCCAGGTGCGCGCCGCTgacttcgccgccgcgccggccgacgcgccgccggtgtTCCGGTACTGCAAGGACAAGACGACGCTGGACGTCGTCTTCCCGGACTGGTCCTTCTGGGGGTGGCCGGAGGTGAACATCGGGGCGTGGCCGGGGATGTTGGAGGCGGTGCGCCGCGAGAACGAGCGCGTCCGGTGGCCGGAGCGGGAGCCGTTCGCCTTCTGGAAGGGCAACCCCGGCGTGGCGCGCATCCGCGGCGAGCTCATGAAGTGCAACCCCTCCAATGGCAAAGATTGGAACGCTCGTCTCTTCACCCAG GTACAAGATATACATAGAGGGCAACGCGTGGTCGGTGAGCGAGAAATACATCCTGGCGTGCGACTCGCCGGTGCTGTTCGTGACGACGCCGTACCAGGACATCCTCTCGCGggggctcgtcgccggcgagcactACTGGCCGATCAACCGCACCCGCATGTGCGGCTCCATCAAGCTCGCCGTCGACTGGGGCAACGcccacccggcggcggcgcggcggatcGGCGAGCGGGGCAGCCGGTTCGTGAGGGAGCAGATGAGCATGGACTACGTCTACGACTACATGCTGCACCTGCTCACCGAGTACGGCAAGCTGCTCCGGTACAGGCCCGCCGTGCCGGAGAAGGCCGTCGAGAtctgcgccgcctccatgGCGTGCCCGGCGAagggccgccgccgggagTGCATGGACGAGTCCGTGGAGGAGTTCGTCGCCGGATTCGAGCCctgcgcgctgccgccgccgttcacggaggaggaggccaggGAGATCGCCGCTAG
- the LOC102699695 gene encoding uncharacterized protein LOC102699695 — MAAAAAADDLARRIAAFIPLPQPPQKAQLSGVAAAVLDAGGRLGRAVGDVFRRLRIDDGIDVAFLQRHRRNGGARSAAAASAADARVSKDSGGVGTGHDPIGGVSGRFAPSQGSMNLSATYDSRTNDVESSVVARGDLWRAEASHSSAATGGGDGGAPPLFMVQLGPVLFVRDTTLLFPVHLSKRHLIWYGFERKNGVHSVCPAYWSAHRRWFFMSMICLNPFTCSFMDMQFPNGQLRYVAGDGFTTRAFLPLCRGIFQAHAKFPGEKKLSYSFKNRSGGSITPMVQWPDKSLSLGTVQTLSWKRCGLIMQPALQFSICPTFGGSRPGLSMELIHSLNENAGVVCGYSHTASPSAYASISIGRSKLNGSAASSGLVLRVDAPLHSFGRPWFSIQMNSGLEF; from the exons atggccgccgccgccgccgccgatgaccTCGCGCGCCGCATCGCCGCGTTCATACCGctcccgcagccgccgcagAAGGCGCAGCTGTccggcgtcgccgcggccgtgcTCGACGCGGGGGGCCGCCTGGGCCGCGCCGTGGGCGACGTGTTCCGCAGATTGCGCATCGACGACGGCATCGACGTCGCCTTCTTGCAGCGGCACAGGAGAAACGGAGGCGCcaggagcgccgccgccgcctccgccgccgatgcGCGGGTCAGCAAggacagcggcggcgtcggcaccGGGCACGACCCGATCGGCGGCGTCTCCGGCCGGTTCGCGCCGTCGCAG GGGAGCATGAACCTGTCGGCGACGTACGACAGCCGGACGAACGACGTGGAGAGCTCGGTGGTGGCGAGGGGCGACCTGTGGCGCGCCGAGGCGTCGCACAGCAGCGCCGCGacgggaggaggcgacggcggcgcgccgccgctgttcaTGGTGCAGCTCGGCCCAGTCCTCTTCGTGCGCGACACCACGCTGCTGTTCCCGGTGCACCTGTCCAAGCGCCATCTCATCTGGTACGGCTTTGAGCGCAAG AATGGGGTGCATTCAGTCTGTCCTGCTTACTGGTCAGCTCACAGAAGATGGTTCTTCATGTCAATGATTTGCCTAAATCCATTCACCTGT TCATTCATGGACATGCAATTTCCCAACGGGCAGCTAAGATATGTAGCCGGCGACGGGTTCACTACTAGAGCATTTCTTCCTCTATGTCGTGGGATCTTTCAAGCCCATGCAAAATTCCCAGGAGAGAAGAAGCTTAGCTACTCTTTCAAG AACAGGAGTGGAGGAAGCATCACTCCAATGGTACAGTGGCCAGATAAGTCTCTCTCACTAGGGACTGTCCAGACATTGTCATGGAAGAGATGTGGCCTTATCATGCAACCAGCCCTACAATTCAG CATATGCCCTACGTTCGGTGGAAGCCGTCCGGGTTTGTCCATGGAGTTGATCCATTCTTTGAATGAGAATGCTGGTGTTGTCTGTGGCTACTCTCACACTGCTTCTCCTTCTGCCTATGCGTCTATATCG ATTGGGAGATCTAAGCTAAATGGGAGTGCAGCAAGTTCAGGGTTAGTGTTGAGAGTTGACGCTCCCCTCCATAGCTTTGGTAGGCCCTGGTTCTCTATTCAGATGAACAGCGGGCTGGAGTTCTGA